Proteins from a genomic interval of Caulobacter sp. SL161:
- a CDS encoding MFS transporter gives MSDSSSDLERATVGRVTRRLMPLFCLMYLIAYIDRQNVSYAKLDMVSALGLSEAAYGLGASLFFIGYFLFEAPANLILARVGARVWFARIMFSWGLVTLALGFTQNAAMFYVLRFLLGVAEAGFFPGVLYVLTLWYPQAHRARMVGLFMIASAFANAVGAAIGGLLLGMDGLLGLAGWQWVFLVTGAPAVLLAPYVLWRLPSGPSDARWLPDVEKSWLASTLAAERSGEVDDHRGAWKAIFDPRVLMLAGLYIGMPLGAYGLSYWLPTIVKSFGVSNTMNGFINVIPWLFVAVALWFVPRHAARHGASAWHIAGPVLLAAVALSLSVIVPGAPLKFAMLCIAAPAIFAAQPVFWSLPPSFLSGPRAAAGIATINAVGNLGGFIAQNLVPIVRDATGSALAPMFALAAVLLVTSLLVFIVMARLKRAQPG, from the coding sequence ATGTCCGACTCGTCCAGCGACCTGGAGCGCGCCACCGTCGGGCGTGTCACACGGCGGCTGATGCCGCTGTTCTGCCTGATGTACCTGATCGCCTATATCGACCGGCAGAACGTCTCCTACGCCAAGCTCGACATGGTCTCGGCGCTGGGTCTGAGCGAAGCCGCCTATGGTCTCGGCGCTTCGCTGTTCTTCATCGGCTACTTCCTGTTCGAGGCGCCCGCGAACCTGATTCTCGCGCGGGTGGGCGCGCGGGTGTGGTTCGCCCGGATCATGTTCTCGTGGGGCCTGGTCACACTGGCGCTCGGCTTCACCCAGAACGCGGCGATGTTCTACGTCCTGCGCTTCCTGCTCGGGGTGGCCGAGGCGGGGTTCTTCCCCGGCGTGCTCTACGTGCTGACCCTCTGGTACCCGCAGGCGCACCGCGCCCGTATGGTCGGGCTCTTCATGATCGCCTCGGCGTTCGCCAATGCGGTCGGCGCGGCGATCGGCGGGCTTCTGCTGGGGATGGACGGTCTCCTCGGCCTTGCCGGCTGGCAATGGGTCTTCCTGGTGACAGGGGCTCCGGCGGTCCTTTTGGCGCCCTATGTGCTCTGGCGGCTGCCGAGCGGTCCTTCGGACGCTCGTTGGCTTCCGGATGTCGAAAAGTCCTGGCTGGCTTCGACGCTCGCGGCCGAGCGGAGCGGGGAGGTAGACGATCATCGCGGGGCCTGGAAGGCGATCTTCGATCCGCGCGTCCTGATGCTGGCCGGCCTCTATATCGGCATGCCGCTGGGCGCCTATGGCCTCAGCTATTGGCTGCCGACTATCGTGAAGTCGTTCGGGGTCTCCAACACCATGAACGGCTTCATCAACGTCATCCCCTGGCTGTTTGTCGCCGTGGCGCTGTGGTTCGTGCCGCGCCACGCGGCGCGACACGGCGCCAGCGCCTGGCATATCGCAGGGCCCGTCCTGCTGGCCGCAGTGGCCCTGAGCCTCAGCGTCATCGTGCCGGGCGCGCCCTTGAAGTTCGCCATGCTGTGCATCGCCGCGCCTGCTATCTTCGCCGCCCAGCCGGTGTTCTGGAGCCTGCCGCCCAGCTTCCTCAGCGGCCCACGGGCGGCGGCGGGCATCGCGACCATCAACGCCGTCGGCAATCTAGGCGGCTTTATCGCGCAGAATCTGGTTCCGATCGTCCGCGACGCCACCGGCAGCGCGCTGGCCCCCATGTTCGCGTTGGCGGCGGTGCTGC
- a CDS encoding GH39 family glycosyl hydrolase: MSLSRRALVAGLSSLPVVANAGPGVRIIHVDARRTGHPVDRFFDLSIGSDYPGTLIREDSQAQLKTTVDELGFRYIRFHAIFHDVLGTVKIQDGKIVYDWTKIDQLYDALLAKGIKPFIELGFTPEAMKTSDQTIFYWKGNTSHPQLGPWRDLIDAFVRHLRARYGVEEVRTWFFEVWNEPNLDGFWEKADQAAYFELYDITARAIKAIDPSLRVGGPATAGAAWVPEFLAHVKKSGSAVDFVTTHTYGVDGGFLDEKGVQDTKLSPSPDAVVGDVRRVREQIEASAYPGLPLYFTEWSTSYTPRDSVHDSYVSAAYIVEKLRRTQGLVQGMSYWTYTDLFEEPGPPTAPFQGGFGLMNPQGIRKPAWFAYKYLNALKGLELACEDDQVFAARDGDRVSVLAYAWRQPDQKVSNRPFYTRPHPASDIEPLKVRLSHLKPGRYQLRVRRVGYQRNDAYSAYIEMGLPTTLTPAQLRSLEALTQDRPEIERLLRVSGDTSVDLPMRANDVVLIELDPLA, encoded by the coding sequence ATGTCGCTATCGCGTCGGGCCCTCGTGGCGGGTTTGTCGAGCCTGCCTGTCGTAGCGAACGCCGGACCCGGTGTGCGGATCATTCACGTCGACGCGCGCCGAACCGGTCATCCGGTCGATCGCTTCTTCGATCTTTCGATCGGCTCCGACTATCCAGGCACACTGATCCGCGAGGATAGCCAGGCGCAGCTGAAGACGACCGTCGACGAGCTGGGTTTCCGCTACATTCGCTTCCACGCGATCTTCCACGACGTGCTGGGCACGGTGAAGATCCAAGACGGCAAGATCGTCTACGACTGGACCAAGATCGATCAGCTCTACGACGCCCTGCTGGCCAAGGGGATCAAGCCCTTCATCGAACTGGGCTTCACGCCCGAAGCGATGAAGACCTCCGACCAGACGATCTTCTACTGGAAGGGCAACACCTCCCATCCGCAGCTTGGTCCCTGGCGCGACCTGATCGACGCCTTTGTCCGCCACCTGCGCGCCCGGTATGGCGTCGAGGAGGTGCGGACCTGGTTCTTCGAGGTCTGGAACGAGCCCAATCTCGACGGCTTCTGGGAGAAGGCGGATCAAGCGGCCTATTTCGAGCTTTATGACATCACCGCCCGCGCCATCAAGGCGATCGACCCGAGCCTGCGGGTCGGCGGGCCCGCCACGGCCGGCGCGGCGTGGGTTCCGGAGTTCCTGGCCCATGTGAAGAAGAGCGGTTCGGCCGTCGACTTCGTCACCACCCATACCTACGGTGTCGATGGCGGCTTTCTCGATGAGAAGGGCGTGCAGGACACCAAGCTGTCGCCGTCACCGGACGCCGTCGTCGGGGATGTGCGCCGCGTTCGGGAGCAGATCGAGGCCTCGGCCTATCCGGGTCTGCCGCTCTACTTCACCGAATGGAGCACCAGCTATACGCCGCGTGACAGTGTTCACGACAGCTATGTCAGCGCCGCCTACATCGTCGAGAAACTGCGGCGGACCCAGGGTCTCGTCCAGGGCATGAGCTACTGGACCTATACCGATCTGTTCGAAGAACCGGGCCCCCCGACCGCGCCGTTCCAAGGCGGTTTTGGCCTGATGAATCCGCAAGGGATCCGCAAGCCGGCCTGGTTCGCCTACAAGTATCTGAACGCTCTGAAAGGGCTTGAGCTGGCCTGTGAAGACGATCAGGTCTTCGCGGCGCGCGATGGGGATCGGGTTTCGGTTCTGGCCTATGCTTGGCGACAGCCCGACCAGAAGGTCAGCAATCGCCCGTTCTACACGCGGCCCCACCCCGCCTCCGACATCGAGCCGCTGAAGGTCCGGTTGAGCCACCTCAAGCCAGGCCGTTATCAGCTGCGGGTGCGCCGGGTCGGTTATCAGCGTAACGACGCCTACAGCGCCTATATCGAGATGGGCCTGCCCACCACGCTCACGCCGGCGCAGTTGCGATCGCTCGAGGCGCTGACCCAGGACCGGCCGGAGATCGAACGGTTGCTGCGCGTGTCGGGGGACACGAGCGTGGACCTGCCTATGCGGGCCAACGACGTGGTTCTGATCGAGCTCGATCCACTGGCCTAA
- a CDS encoding dienelactone hydrolase family protein, translating to MCDDEIHPGLIQDPTISRRRFGLLTVALTGVATVAHADDSVVEKDVAVKTPDGEADAALFYPKGKGKWPAVLLWPDIWSLRPVFRQMARRLASSGYVVLVPNLYYRTKKAPVMEGAMSFANPQDRETISALARTVTPTTAVTDAVAFVAFLDAQPQTNKAKRVGVQGYCMGGPLAFRTAGSNPTRIGAVVSFHGGGLTAEGPDSPQLLIPKTKADYLVAVADNDDKRDPTSKDKLKAAFAEAKIKATVEVYVGANHGWTVPGSQAYNEPAAEKAWSELLALYKTAL from the coding sequence ATGTGCGATGACGAAATCCACCCCGGCCTCATTCAGGATCCGACGATCTCTCGCCGCCGGTTCGGTCTGCTGACCGTCGCGCTGACCGGCGTCGCTACAGTCGCGCACGCCGACGACTCCGTCGTGGAGAAGGACGTCGCGGTCAAGACGCCGGACGGCGAGGCCGACGCGGCGCTGTTCTATCCCAAGGGCAAGGGCAAGTGGCCCGCCGTGCTGCTGTGGCCCGACATCTGGAGCCTCCGTCCGGTGTTCCGCCAGATGGCCCGTCGTCTGGCCTCCTCGGGCTATGTCGTTCTGGTCCCCAACCTCTATTACCGGACCAAGAAGGCGCCGGTGATGGAAGGGGCGATGAGCTTCGCCAATCCCCAGGATCGCGAAACGATCTCGGCCCTGGCCAGGACCGTGACGCCGACCACGGCGGTTACCGACGCCGTGGCCTTTGTCGCCTTCCTCGACGCGCAGCCGCAGACCAACAAGGCCAAGCGCGTCGGCGTTCAGGGCTACTGCATGGGCGGGCCGCTGGCCTTCCGCACCGCTGGCTCGAACCCCACGCGCATCGGCGCCGTGGTCAGCTTCCATGGCGGCGGTCTGACCGCCGAGGGGCCAGACAGCCCGCAATTGCTGATCCCGAAGACGAAGGCCGACTATCTCGTCGCCGTCGCCGACAACGACGACAAGCGTGATCCGACGTCCAAGGACAAGCTCAAGGCCGCGTTCGCCGAGGCCAAGATCAAGGCGACCGTCGAGGTCTATGTCGGCGCCAACCACGGTTGGACCGTGCCTGGCAGCCAAGCCTACAACGAGCCTGCGGCGGAGAAGGCCTGGAGCGAACTGCTGGCGCTGTACAAGACGGCGCTATAA
- a CDS encoding N(4)-(beta-N-acetylglucosaminyl)-L-asparaginase, with protein MLNRRGLIGASLAGSAMMGAKAAFADDGAVRLQGAGVISTWDFGVAANQAAWAILSKGGRALDAVEAGARVPEQDLKNHSVGRAGYPDRDGNVSLDACIMDELGNCGAVAALEHIAHPISVARRVMEKTPHVMLVGAGALQFALEQGFPREELLTPESRAAWEAWKKDAKYDPKANSEVLDYGKTTGQLGTPGGAGNHDTIGMLAIDAKGNLSGACTTSGMAWKMRGRVGDSPIIGAGLYVDNDVGGATSTGVGEEVIRNVGSFLVVELMRQGRSPEAACREAVERILKKKPQAKDIQVGFLAVNKAGEVGAWAIQSGFSYAVCDGRKQDLLVPGKATYSAAR; from the coding sequence ATGTTGAATCGCAGAGGGCTTATCGGCGCGTCTTTGGCGGGATCGGCCATGATGGGCGCCAAGGCGGCGTTCGCCGACGACGGGGCCGTCCGATTGCAGGGCGCCGGGGTGATCTCGACCTGGGACTTCGGCGTCGCGGCGAACCAGGCGGCCTGGGCGATCCTGTCCAAGGGCGGTCGGGCGCTGGACGCCGTGGAGGCCGGCGCGCGGGTTCCCGAGCAGGATCTGAAGAACCACAGCGTCGGCCGCGCCGGCTATCCGGACAGGGACGGGAACGTCTCGCTGGACGCCTGCATCATGGACGAACTGGGCAACTGCGGCGCGGTGGCGGCGCTGGAGCATATCGCGCACCCGATCTCGGTGGCGCGCCGCGTGATGGAAAAGACTCCGCACGTGATGCTGGTCGGCGCCGGAGCGCTGCAGTTCGCGCTGGAGCAGGGCTTTCCCCGCGAGGAACTGCTGACGCCCGAGTCCCGCGCCGCCTGGGAGGCCTGGAAAAAGGACGCCAAATACGATCCCAAAGCCAACAGTGAGGTCTTGGACTACGGCAAGACCACGGGGCAGCTCGGCACGCCGGGCGGGGCGGGCAACCACGACACCATCGGCATGCTGGCGATCGACGCCAAGGGAAACCTATCCGGCGCCTGCACCACCAGCGGCATGGCCTGGAAGATGCGCGGCCGGGTCGGCGACAGCCCAATCATCGGCGCGGGGCTCTATGTCGACAACGACGTGGGCGGTGCGACCTCGACCGGTGTCGGCGAAGAAGTGATCCGCAATGTCGGCAGCTTCCTGGTGGTGGAACTGATGCGCCAGGGACGCTCGCCCGAGGCGGCCTGCCGTGAGGCCGTCGAGCGGATCTTGAAGAAAAAGCCCCAAGCCAAGGACATCCAGGTTGGTTTCCTGGCCGTAAACAAGGCGGGCGAGGTCGGAGCCTGGGCGATCCAGTCCGGGTTCAGCTACGCGGTGTGCGACGGTCGCAAACAGGACCTGCTCGTCCCCGGCAAGGCGACCTATTCGGCAGCCCGGTAA
- a CDS encoding copper homeostasis protein CutC: MSAHRVLLEVCVDTPSGLAAAIAGGADRVELCSALALQGLTPAPGLMAQAASAPIPVYPMIRPRHGDFCYDARDLDAMRRDIDAVRGYGLPGVTIGASQANGALDLKVLRKLVEQAEGLGTTLHRAFDVVPDMSEALEIAVELGFERVLTSGGALNALDATDRLAALVEQACGRISIMAGAGVRPGNIAELVRRTGVREAHGSFGGPVPGADPRSQLGAMGFVPPELRDTSQAAVAEAVKALRAL, translated from the coding sequence ATGTCCGCCCATCGCGTTCTGCTCGAAGTCTGCGTCGATACGCCCTCTGGATTGGCGGCGGCGATCGCCGGTGGCGCGGATCGCGTCGAACTCTGCTCGGCGCTCGCCCTGCAAGGTCTGACCCCAGCGCCCGGCCTGATGGCGCAGGCCGCATCGGCGCCGATCCCGGTCTATCCGATGATCCGCCCGCGCCACGGCGACTTCTGCTACGACGCGCGCGACCTGGATGCGATGCGGCGGGATATCGACGCGGTTCGAGGCTACGGCCTGCCCGGCGTCACGATCGGCGCGAGCCAGGCCAACGGCGCCTTGGATCTAAAGGTCCTGCGCAAACTGGTGGAACAGGCCGAGGGCCTGGGCACGACGCTGCATCGCGCTTTCGACGTGGTTCCGGACATGTCCGAAGCGCTCGAGATCGCTGTCGAGCTGGGCTTCGAGCGCGTGCTGACCTCGGGCGGCGCGCTGAACGCGCTGGACGCGACAGACAGGCTGGCCGCATTGGTGGAACAGGCGTGCGGGCGCATCAGCATCATGGCTGGAGCGGGCGTCAGGCCCGGCAACATCGCCGAACTGGTGCGCCGGACGGGCGTGCGGGAAGCCCACGGCTCGTTCGGCGGTCCGGTTCCAGGCGCCGATCCGCGCTCGCAGCTCGGCGCCATGGGCTTCGTTCCGCCCGAGCTTCGCGACACCAGCCAAGCCGCCGTTGCAGAGGCGGTCAAAGCGCTGCGCGCGCTCTAA
- a CDS encoding glutathionylspermidine synthase family protein: MRRLTLKPRRDWKSKAEAVGFTWHHADGRRYWDERAAYAFTLEEVEGHLEPATEALHQLCLELVDDAVKSDALMARLQIPEAARDLVAASWAARDPSLYGRFDFFYDGAGPPKLYEYNADTPTSIYEAAVFQWLWLEDMIQQGALPDATDQFNSLHDQLAERFKAIFPNGGFVHFASDPDFVEDRQTVRFLEDMGRLAGLEPKFVPTTAIGLDADGRFVDQDNYIIGALFKLYPWEDMLREPYAANIAASKTLFLEPPWKAVLSNKAMLPLLWERHPGHPNLLETYFDDDPKVERLGASYARKPLFSREGANIELWKDGRKGRVLDQGYGGEGWIRQALKPPPKFGVNYPVVGSWVIGDQPAGVGVREDRSRVTRDRSRFIPHIIEA; encoded by the coding sequence ATGCGTCGTCTGACCCTCAAGCCTCGGCGGGACTGGAAGTCCAAGGCCGAGGCCGTCGGCTTCACCTGGCACCACGCCGATGGCCGCCGCTACTGGGACGAGCGAGCGGCCTACGCCTTCACGCTGGAGGAGGTCGAGGGCCATCTGGAGCCCGCGACAGAGGCGCTGCACCAGCTCTGCCTGGAGCTTGTGGACGACGCCGTCAAAAGCGACGCCCTGATGGCCCGGCTTCAGATCCCCGAGGCCGCCCGCGACCTGGTCGCGGCCTCGTGGGCGGCGCGCGATCCCTCGCTCTATGGCCGGTTCGACTTCTTCTACGACGGGGCTGGGCCGCCCAAGCTCTACGAGTACAACGCCGACACCCCGACCAGCATCTATGAGGCGGCGGTGTTCCAGTGGCTGTGGCTGGAGGACATGATCCAGCAGGGCGCGCTTCCCGACGCCACCGACCAGTTCAACAGCCTGCATGACCAGTTGGCCGAGCGCTTCAAGGCGATCTTCCCGAACGGCGGCTTCGTTCACTTTGCCAGCGACCCGGATTTCGTCGAGGACCGTCAGACGGTGCGATTCCTGGAGGACATGGGCCGGCTGGCGGGCCTGGAGCCCAAGTTCGTACCGACCACGGCGATCGGTCTCGACGCGGACGGCCGCTTCGTCGACCAGGACAACTACATCATCGGCGCGCTGTTCAAGCTGTATCCCTGGGAGGACATGCTCCGAGAGCCCTACGCCGCCAACATTGCGGCCTCGAAGACCCTGTTCCTCGAGCCGCCCTGGAAGGCGGTGCTGTCGAACAAGGCGATGCTGCCTCTGCTTTGGGAGCGCCATCCGGGACATCCCAACCTGCTGGAGACCTATTTCGACGACGATCCCAAGGTCGAGCGTCTGGGGGCCAGCTACGCCCGCAAGCCGCTGTTCAGCCGCGAGGGCGCGAACATCGAGCTCTGGAAGGACGGTCGCAAGGGCAGGGTGCTCGACCAGGGCTACGGCGGTGAAGGCTGGATCCGTCAGGCGCTGAAGCCGCCGCCGAAGTTTGGCGTGAACTACCCCGTCGTCGGCTCGTGGGTGATTGGCGACCAGCCGGCGGGCGTCGGCGTACGCGAGGATCGCAGCCGCGTCACCCGCGACCGCTCGCGGTTTATCCCGCACATTATCGAGGCTTAG
- a CDS encoding PspA/IM30 family protein, translating into MSIWSKLSALFRGAAHDGAQTVVDANALRILDQEIRDADNAQGKARDELAKLVARRRALETEVAQLTDQSRKYESSARAAMNKGDQALALEVAQRIADLEKDAGQKSTQMNELRAAEEKLRTVIAQTDTKVEALRREIEIVKVNESVQKAQAAVISRSGSASGVVGSAADSLKRIKERQAVREEQFRLHSESEDRKTGADLDAKLAAAGILPGASGAEDVLARLMAPKDEALPAPMLAIEDKQKVGRDGSNA; encoded by the coding sequence ATGTCGATCTGGAGCAAGCTCTCGGCCCTGTTCCGCGGCGCGGCGCATGACGGCGCGCAGACGGTGGTGGACGCCAACGCCCTTCGCATCCTGGACCAGGAAATCCGCGACGCCGACAACGCCCAGGGCAAGGCCCGGGACGAGCTGGCCAAGCTGGTCGCGCGTCGTCGCGCGCTGGAGACCGAGGTCGCCCAACTGACGGACCAGTCGCGCAAGTACGAGTCCTCTGCGCGGGCGGCGATGAACAAGGGCGACCAGGCTCTGGCGCTGGAAGTGGCGCAGCGCATCGCCGACCTCGAAAAGGATGCGGGCCAGAAATCGACCCAGATGAACGAGCTGCGCGCCGCCGAGGAAAAGCTGCGCACGGTGATCGCCCAGACCGACACCAAAGTTGAGGCGCTGCGCCGCGAGATCGAGATCGTGAAGGTCAACGAAAGCGTCCAGAAGGCGCAGGCGGCCGTCATCTCGCGCTCGGGTTCGGCCAGCGGCGTGGTCGGCTCTGCGGCCGACAGCCTCAAGCGCATCAAGGAACGCCAGGCGGTTCGCGAAGAGCAGTTCCGACTGCACAGCGAGTCGGAAGACCGCAAGACCGGCGCGGATCTCGACGCCAAGCTGGCGGCGGCGGGCATCCTGCCGGGCGCGAGCGGCGCAGAGGACGTGCTGGCGCGCCTGATGGCCCCCAAGGACGAAGCCTTGCCGGCCCCCATGCTGGCCATCGAGGACAAGCAAAAGGTCGGTCGGGACGGCTCGAACGCCTGA
- a CDS encoding YjfI family protein — MPAKLKRSAQAAERTRAWREARRNAGFVKIEVWAPAACKPDILSAVQAIVVESVRGPALQTNPNPPKGVRHMDSVIDTAWTIHTLRDALVESALVREDEMTVTVVEGVEPVLMVVMHEFGDLPIYVSGGGLQLVVSTLLWACDEQNNRAEFNEFLLKAQKIVPLSNFGITTVDGRDYYELMGEISSKTTLQTLVIELRTLADNAIAAASDLRDSFEKSRVAAA; from the coding sequence ATGCCTGCCAAACTGAAGAGAAGCGCTCAGGCCGCTGAAAGAACGCGGGCGTGGCGCGAGGCGCGACGGAACGCTGGCTTCGTGAAAATCGAGGTCTGGGCGCCGGCGGCGTGCAAGCCCGACATTCTTTCGGCTGTGCAGGCCATCGTCGTCGAGTCGGTCCGCGGACCGGCGCTGCAGACCAATCCCAATCCCCCCAAGGGCGTCAGACACATGGACTCCGTTATCGACACCGCCTGGACGATCCACACCCTGCGCGATGCGCTGGTGGAAAGCGCGCTCGTGCGCGAGGACGAGATGACCGTGACGGTCGTCGAGGGCGTCGAGCCCGTGCTGATGGTCGTCATGCACGAGTTCGGCGACCTGCCGATCTATGTCAGCGGCGGCGGGCTGCAACTGGTCGTCTCGACCCTACTATGGGCCTGTGACGAGCAGAACAATCGCGCGGAATTCAATGAGTTTTTGCTGAAGGCTCAGAAGATCGTGCCGCTGTCGAACTTCGGCATCACCACGGTCGACGGCCGCGACTATTACGAGCTGATGGGCGAGATCTCGTCCAAGACCACCTTGCAGACGCTGGTCATCGAGCTGCGCACCCTGGCCGATAACGCCATCGCCGCCGCCAGCGACCTGCGCGATTCCTTTGAAAAGAGCCGCGTCGCGGCCGCCTGA